A stretch of the Gracilinanus agilis isolate LMUSP501 chromosome 4, AgileGrace, whole genome shotgun sequence genome encodes the following:
- the LOC123245350 gene encoding phosphoglycerate kinase 1-like — MFYLSFEVACCRSGPARLPGSGSPGPPGSPPCSRPGSPSSKISLSRKLTLDKVDVKGKRVVMRVDFNVPMKNGEITNNQRIKAAIPSIKYCLDNDCKSVVLLSHLGRPDGIPMPDKYSLVPAAVELQTLLGRNVDFLRDCVGPEVEAACADPISGSIILCENLRFHVEEEGKGVDAAGNKITAEPAKVEAFRASLSKLGDVYVNDAFGTAHRAHSSMVGVNLPQKACGFLMKKELEYFAKALENPVRPFLAILGGAKVADKIQLINNMIDKVCEMIIGGGMAFTFLKVVNKMQIGNSLFDEEGAKIVEDLMAKAEKKGVKLTLPVDFVTADKFDENASSGQATVQSGIPDGWMGLDCGPESSKKFAEVVARAKLIVWNGPVGVFEWENFAQGTKELMSNVVEATSKGCITIIGGGDTATCCAKWNTEDKVSHVSTGGGASLELLEGKILPGVEALSNI; from the coding sequence atgttttatttatctttcgAAGTCGCTTGCTGCAGAAGCGGCCCCGCAAGACTTCCTGGTTCGGGTTCCCCGGGTCCGCCCGGGTCTCCACCTTGTTCCCGTCCAGGTTCCCCCTCGTCGAAGATATCTCTTTCCAGAAAGCTCACCTTGGACAAGGTAGATGTGAAGGGAAAGCGAGTTGTCATGAGGGTGGACTTCAATGTGCCCATGAAGAACGGCGAGATCACGAACAACCAGAGGATCAAAGCTGCTATCCCTAGCATCAAATACTGCCTGGATAATGACTGTAAGTCAGTTGTGCTCTTGAGCCACTTAGGCAGGCCAGATGGCATTCCTATGCCAGACAAATACTCTTTGGTGCCTGCGGCAGTAGAGCTGCAGACCTTACTTGGCCGAAACGTGGATTTCCTGAGGGATTGTGTGGGTCCTGAGGTGGAGGCAGCCTGTGCCGACCCCATTAGTGGTTCCATCATTCTGTGTGAGAATCTCCGCTTCCAtgtggaagaagaaggaaaaggcgtAGATGCAGCTGGAAATAAGATAACTGCTGAGCCAGCTAAAGTAGAAGCTTTTCGGGCTTCTCTTTCCAAGCTGGGAGATGTCTATGTCAATGACGCTTTTGGTACTGCTCACCGGGCTCACAGCTCCATGGTGGGAGTGAACCTACCCCAGAAAGCTTGTGGTTTCTTGATGAAGAAGGAACTAGAGTATTTTGCTAAAGCCCTGGAGAACCCAGTGAGACCTTTCCTGGCCATCTTGGGTGGAGCTAAAGTTGCAGACAAGATCCAGCTGATCAACAACATGATAGATAAAGTTTGTGAAATGATAATTGGTGGTGGAATGGCTTTTACCTTCCTTAAGGTTGTCAACAAAATGCAGATTGGCAATTCTCTATTTGATGAAGAAGGAGCCAAGATTGTTGAAGATTTGATGGCTAAGGCTGAGAAGAAGGGTGTGAAACTAACTCTACCAGTAGACTTTGTCACTGCAGATAAATTTGATGAGAATGCCAGTTCTGGTCAAGCCACTGTGCAGTCTGGCATACCTGATGGATGGATGGGTTTGGACTGTGGTCCAGAGAGCAGCAAGAAATTTGCTGAAGTAGTAGCTCGGGCTAAACTAATTGTGTGGAATGGTCCTGTTGGAGTATTTGAGTGGGAAAATTTTGCACAGGGAACCAAAGAGCTAATGAGCAATGTGGTAGAGGCCACCTCTAAGGGCTGCATCACAATCATAGGTGGTGGTGATACTGCTACTTGCTGTGCCAAATGGAACACTGAAGATAAGGTCAGCCATGTGAGCACTGGAGGTGGTGCCAGTCTAGAGCTTCTGGAAGGCAAAATCCTACCTGGAGTGGAAGCACTGAGCAATATCTAA